A DNA window from Brachionichthys hirsutus isolate HB-005 chromosome 10, CSIRO-AGI_Bhir_v1, whole genome shotgun sequence contains the following coding sequences:
- the LOC137900272 gene encoding leucine-rich repeat neuronal protein 4, producing PPGERTLQQCDYNPCLETQTPCAKLAAATNCLCPGFTLHNEAPEAPKLKSASWNGSEVVISWCAPYSYVTSYIATAGGKERQKFGRDRRSGGVGHVGHASEVCVVAANDFGESKGSCLTYQPRDNSLPLKAGLIGGALGVLLLLSLVVLLWRRKGQRKRQESIAMHNAAERP from the coding sequence CCTCCAGGCGAGCGGACCCTTCAGCAATGCGATTACAATCCCTGCCTCGAGACTCAGACCCCTTGTGCTAAGCTAGCGGCCGCCACCAATTGCTTGTGTCCGGGCTTCACGTTGCATAACGAGGCTCCAGAGGCTCCCAAACTAAAATCAGCGTCCTGGAACGGGTCAGAGGTCGTGATTTCATGGTGCGCGCCTTATTCGTATGTCACGTCTTACATTGCCACAGCGGGCGGGAAAGAAAGGCAGAAGTTTGGGCGGGACCGAAGGAGCGGCGGCGTGGGCCACGTGGGCCACGCCTCAGAGGTTTGCGTGGTCGCAGCAAACGACTTTGGGGAGAGCAAGGGCTCCTGTCTGACGTACCAGCCCAGGGACAACAGTCTGCCTCTGAAGGCAGGACTCATCGGGGGGGCGCTGGGcgtcctgctgcttctctcgCTGGTCGTCCTGCTCTGGAGGCGCAAGGGGCAAAGGAAGCGGCAAGAGAGCATCGCCATGCATAACGCAGCAGAGAGGCCGTGA
- the klhl13 gene encoding kelch-like protein 13 isoform X1, whose translation MPLKWKSGSPVSWKFPVPVLKTSRSSPLSPAYIRQHSFVVWTTHSLLACPPYHLTGSLVEDDDAHMKVALGYGDMGISAHLQASKTGNTRFFTSNTHSSVVLQGFDQLRIEGLLCDVTLVAGDGDETFPVHRAMMASSSDYFKAMFTGGMKEQDLMCIKLHGVNRIGLKKIIDFIYTAKLSLNMENLQDTLEAASFLQILPVLDFCKVFLISGVSLDNCVEVGRIANTYNLTEVDKYVNNFILKNFPSLLGTGEFVKLPFERLAFVLSSNSLKHCTELDLFKAACRWLRYEDGRMDYAPKLMKNIRFPLMNPQELINHVQTVDFMRTDNTCVNLLLEASNYQMMPYMQPVMQSERTAIRSDSAHLVTLGGVLRQQLVVSKELRLFDEKAHEWKALAPMDAPRYQHGIAVIGNFLYVVGGQSNYDTKGKTAVDTVFRYDPRYNKWMQVACLNEKRTFFHLSALKGHLYAVGGRNAAGELATVECYNPRTNEWTYVAKMNEPHYGHAGTVYGGYMYISGGITHDTFQKELMCFDPDADKWTQKAPMTTVRGLHCMCTVGDRLYVIGGNHFRGTSDYDDVLSCEYYSPALDLWTPIAAMLRGQSDVGVAVFENKIYVVGGYSWNNRCMVEIVQKYDPEKDEWHKVFDLPESLGGIRACTLTVFPPEDISGSPSRESPLSAP comes from the exons ATCCCTCGTGGAGGACGACGACGCTCACATGAAAGTTGCTCTGGGCTATGGTGACATGGGCATCTCTGCTCACCTTCAGGCATCAAAGACTGGAAACACTCGGTTTTTCACCAGCAACACTCACAGCTCAGTGGTTCTGCAG GGATTTGACCAGCTGAGAATAGAGGGTTTACTATGTGACGTCACGCTGGTGGCCGGGGACGGCGATGAAACCTTCCCCGTACATCGGGCCATGATGGCTTCCTCCTCTGACTACTTTAAAGCCATGTTCACGG GCGGAATGAAAGAGCAGGACTTAATGTGCATCAAGCTTCACGGAGTCAACAGAATAGGCCTGAAGAAAATCATAGACTTTATCTACACGGCCAAGTTGTCTCTCAACATGGAGAATCTGCAAGACACGCTGGAAGCAGCCAGTTTCTTACAAATTCTTCCTGTGCTCGACTTCTGCAAGGTTTTTCTTATATCTGGG GTTTCTCTCGATAATTGCGTGGAGGTGGGGCGTATCGCCAACACCTACAACCTCACGGAGGTCGACAAATACGTcaacaattttattttgaagaactTCCCCTCACTGCTGGGTACGGGGGAGTTCGTCAAGCTGCCGTTCGAGCGGTTGGCTTTCGTGCTTTCCAGTAACAGCTTGAAACACTGCACCGAGTTGGACCTATTCAAGGCTGCCTGCCGCTGGTTGCGCTACGAAGACGGCCGTATGGACTACGCCCCAAAGCTCATGAAGAATATCCGCTTCCCGCTCATGAACCCACAGGAGCTCATCAATCACGTGCAGACGGTGGATTTTATGCGCACGGACAACACCTGTGTCAACCTTCTCCTCGAGGCTAGCAACTACCAAATGATGCCCTACATGCAGCCCGTGATGCAGTCGGAACGGACGGCCATCCGCTCCGACAGCGCCCACCTGGTGACCCTGGGCGGCGTTCTGCGCCAGCAGCTCGTCGTCAGCAAGGAGCTGCGTCTGTTCGACGAGAAGGCTCACGAGTGGAAAGCGCTGGCGCCGATGGACGCGCCTCGCTACCAGCACGGCATCGCCGTCATCGGCAACTTTCTCTACGTGGTCGGTGGCCAAAGCAACTACGACACCAAAGGCAAGACGGCGGTGGACACCGTGTTCCGGTACGACCCTCGCTACAACAAGTGGATGCAGGTGGCGTGCCTTAATGAGAAGCGGACCTTCTTCCACCTCAGCGCGCTCAAGGGACACCTCTACGCCGTGGGAGGACGGAACGCTGCCGGAGAGCTTG CTACTGTGGAGTGCTACAACCCAAGGACAAATGAATGGACATATGTTGCCAAAATGAATGAGCCACATTACGGCCACGCTGGGACGGTGTATGGTGGATATATGTATATTTCAG GGGGGATCACTCACGACACTTTTCAGAAGGAACTGATGTGCTTCGACCCGGATGCAGATAAATGGACGCAGAAAGCGCCCATGACGACGGTGCGAGGCCTCCACTGCATGTGCACGGTCGGCGACCGCCTCTACGTGATCGGGGGCAATCACTTCCGGGGCACGAGCGACTACGACGACGTGCTGAGCTGCGAGTACTACTCCCCCGCCCTCGATCTGTGGACGCCTATTGCCGCCATGCTGAGAGGTCAGAGTGACGTGGGCGTGGCCGTGTTTGAGAATAAGATCTACGTGGTGGGCGGCTACTCGTGGAACAATCGCTGCATGGTGGAGATAGTACAGAAATACGACCCCGAGAAGGACGAATGGCACAAAGTGTTTGACTTGCCCGAGTCGCTGGGCGGGATCCGGGCCTGCACACTCACAGTTTTCCCCCCCGAGGATATCTCGGGCTCGCCCTCCAGAGAATCGCCCCTCTCGGCACCTTGA
- the klhl13 gene encoding kelch-like protein 13 isoform X2, which translates to MPLKWKSGSPVSWKFPVPVLKTSRSSPLSPAYISLVEDDDAHMKVALGYGDMGISAHLQASKTGNTRFFTSNTHSSVVLQGFDQLRIEGLLCDVTLVAGDGDETFPVHRAMMASSSDYFKAMFTGGMKEQDLMCIKLHGVNRIGLKKIIDFIYTAKLSLNMENLQDTLEAASFLQILPVLDFCKVFLISGVSLDNCVEVGRIANTYNLTEVDKYVNNFILKNFPSLLGTGEFVKLPFERLAFVLSSNSLKHCTELDLFKAACRWLRYEDGRMDYAPKLMKNIRFPLMNPQELINHVQTVDFMRTDNTCVNLLLEASNYQMMPYMQPVMQSERTAIRSDSAHLVTLGGVLRQQLVVSKELRLFDEKAHEWKALAPMDAPRYQHGIAVIGNFLYVVGGQSNYDTKGKTAVDTVFRYDPRYNKWMQVACLNEKRTFFHLSALKGHLYAVGGRNAAGELATVECYNPRTNEWTYVAKMNEPHYGHAGTVYGGYMYISGGITHDTFQKELMCFDPDADKWTQKAPMTTVRGLHCMCTVGDRLYVIGGNHFRGTSDYDDVLSCEYYSPALDLWTPIAAMLRGQSDVGVAVFENKIYVVGGYSWNNRCMVEIVQKYDPEKDEWHKVFDLPESLGGIRACTLTVFPPEDISGSPSRESPLSAP; encoded by the exons ATCCCTCGTGGAGGACGACGACGCTCACATGAAAGTTGCTCTGGGCTATGGTGACATGGGCATCTCTGCTCACCTTCAGGCATCAAAGACTGGAAACACTCGGTTTTTCACCAGCAACACTCACAGCTCAGTGGTTCTGCAG GGATTTGACCAGCTGAGAATAGAGGGTTTACTATGTGACGTCACGCTGGTGGCCGGGGACGGCGATGAAACCTTCCCCGTACATCGGGCCATGATGGCTTCCTCCTCTGACTACTTTAAAGCCATGTTCACGG GCGGAATGAAAGAGCAGGACTTAATGTGCATCAAGCTTCACGGAGTCAACAGAATAGGCCTGAAGAAAATCATAGACTTTATCTACACGGCCAAGTTGTCTCTCAACATGGAGAATCTGCAAGACACGCTGGAAGCAGCCAGTTTCTTACAAATTCTTCCTGTGCTCGACTTCTGCAAGGTTTTTCTTATATCTGGG GTTTCTCTCGATAATTGCGTGGAGGTGGGGCGTATCGCCAACACCTACAACCTCACGGAGGTCGACAAATACGTcaacaattttattttgaagaactTCCCCTCACTGCTGGGTACGGGGGAGTTCGTCAAGCTGCCGTTCGAGCGGTTGGCTTTCGTGCTTTCCAGTAACAGCTTGAAACACTGCACCGAGTTGGACCTATTCAAGGCTGCCTGCCGCTGGTTGCGCTACGAAGACGGCCGTATGGACTACGCCCCAAAGCTCATGAAGAATATCCGCTTCCCGCTCATGAACCCACAGGAGCTCATCAATCACGTGCAGACGGTGGATTTTATGCGCACGGACAACACCTGTGTCAACCTTCTCCTCGAGGCTAGCAACTACCAAATGATGCCCTACATGCAGCCCGTGATGCAGTCGGAACGGACGGCCATCCGCTCCGACAGCGCCCACCTGGTGACCCTGGGCGGCGTTCTGCGCCAGCAGCTCGTCGTCAGCAAGGAGCTGCGTCTGTTCGACGAGAAGGCTCACGAGTGGAAAGCGCTGGCGCCGATGGACGCGCCTCGCTACCAGCACGGCATCGCCGTCATCGGCAACTTTCTCTACGTGGTCGGTGGCCAAAGCAACTACGACACCAAAGGCAAGACGGCGGTGGACACCGTGTTCCGGTACGACCCTCGCTACAACAAGTGGATGCAGGTGGCGTGCCTTAATGAGAAGCGGACCTTCTTCCACCTCAGCGCGCTCAAGGGACACCTCTACGCCGTGGGAGGACGGAACGCTGCCGGAGAGCTTG CTACTGTGGAGTGCTACAACCCAAGGACAAATGAATGGACATATGTTGCCAAAATGAATGAGCCACATTACGGCCACGCTGGGACGGTGTATGGTGGATATATGTATATTTCAG GGGGGATCACTCACGACACTTTTCAGAAGGAACTGATGTGCTTCGACCCGGATGCAGATAAATGGACGCAGAAAGCGCCCATGACGACGGTGCGAGGCCTCCACTGCATGTGCACGGTCGGCGACCGCCTCTACGTGATCGGGGGCAATCACTTCCGGGGCACGAGCGACTACGACGACGTGCTGAGCTGCGAGTACTACTCCCCCGCCCTCGATCTGTGGACGCCTATTGCCGCCATGCTGAGAGGTCAGAGTGACGTGGGCGTGGCCGTGTTTGAGAATAAGATCTACGTGGTGGGCGGCTACTCGTGGAACAATCGCTGCATGGTGGAGATAGTACAGAAATACGACCCCGAGAAGGACGAATGGCACAAAGTGTTTGACTTGCCCGAGTCGCTGGGCGGGATCCGGGCCTGCACACTCACAGTTTTCCCCCCCGAGGATATCTCGGGCTCGCCCTCCAGAGAATCGCCCCTCTCGGCACCTTGA